In Nevskiales bacterium, the DNA window AGCGCCAGGGTCCACAGACGTGCGTTCATGCCGCCTCCTGCCACGCCGCGGGCAGCGCGGCCAGATGTTCGGGTTCGTCGATGTCAGTGAGGGCCGGCGCTTCGGCCCAGTGCCAGCCGAGCGCCGCCATGCGTGCGCGGGTGACCGCGGCCACCTCTGGTGTGCTCCAGGGCATGTCGGCAAACAAGCGGGGGTGCGGCTCGCGCACGCCCAAGGCCACATAGCCACCATCGGTGCTGGGCACGAGCACGGCATCGTGCGTGTGCAGCCCTTGCACCACGGCGTGCAGGGCTGCAGCGTCGAGCGCCGGGCAGTCCGTGCCGATGAACAGCAGCGCGTGCCCTGCTGCCGCATGGTGTTCGGCCATGCGCCACAGACGCTCGCCCAAATCGCCCGCGCCTTGATCCACCCAGCACAACTGTTGCGCCAGCGCAGCGGGCAGAGCGTCCTGCCAGGCCGGGTGGGTCGGCGCGGGGCTGGTGCACAGCACGACGTCGCCCACCGCGGACGCCAGCGCTTGCTGCACGGTGTGCGTGAGCATGCGCTGTGCCAGCCGCGCCGCACCCTCTGGCCCCAGGGCCGGGATCAGCCGCGTTTTGACCACACCGGGCTGCGGCGCTTTGGCGAACACGAGCACGCGCACGGGCCTCATCGGTACGCCCTCGCCAACACGTCGGGATCGGCCCCGAAAAAATAACGGGCGCGCAGCCACCACATCAGAACGATGGTGCGCCACACACCGCGACTCTCCCAGCGGCGGCCCGAGGTGGTCACGCGCAGACGCAGGCAGGCCGGGCGCGACAGGCGCTTGAGCCGGCGCGAGAGTTCGATGTCTTCCATCAGCGCCTGGGCGGGATAGCCCCCCACCTGTGCAAAGGCTGCGCGGGAGACGAAGAGGGCCTGATCGCCGGTGGCGATGCCGCTCAACCGCGAACGCCCATTCATCAGCGCGGCCACCACTCCCAGCCAGTGGCTGCGGCCGTCGATGTGGACGTCGAAGCGCCCCCAGACATGGCGGCCGTCGCGCAGCGCCGCTTCGATGGCCACGGCGGCCCCCGCAGGCAGCCGTGTATCGGCATGCAGAAACAGCAGCGCATCGCCCTGTGCTGCCGCCGCACCGGCGTTCATTTGCGTGGCGCGGCCGCGCGTGGCGGTGAGCACCGTAAAGCCCGCGGCCTGCGCCAGCGCAGGCGAGCCATCGTGGCTGCCGCCATCGACCAGGAGCACCTCGTGCCCCTGTCGCCGCAGCACATCGAGCTGTGCCAGCAAGGCAGGCAACTGGGCTGCTTCATTGAGCATCGGCACGATGATCGACAGCTTCATGCCGCTCCTCGCATCCAGCGGTGGTAGCGCTCCACCCACGCCAGCAGCCGCTGGGGTGCATGGGCGCGCTTCCATTCGCCCGCGGCGTATTTATTGGCTTCCGCCCAGGTGGGGTAGGTATGGATGGTGGAGAGGATTTTGTTCAGCCCCAGCCCGTGCTTCATTGCCAGCACGAACTCGGCGAGCAGGTCGCCAGCATGTTCCCCGACGATGGTCACGCCCAGAATGCGATCGCGCCCCGGCTCGGTCAGCACCTTGACGAAGCCATGGGCCGCGCCATCGGCGATCGCGCGATCCAGATCATCCAGCCCATAGCGGGTCACCTCATAGGCGATGCCCTTGGCTTGCGCGTCTTGCTCGTTGAGACCGACACGGGCCACTTCCGGATCGATGAACGTCGTCCACGGGATCACCGAGTCATCCACCTTGAACTTCTTGAAGCGGCCAAACAGCGCATTGACGGCGGCATACCAGGCCTGGTGAGAGGCCGTGTGGGTGAACTGGTAGGGCCCGGCGACATCACCGGCGGCGTAGATATTCGGATACAGCGTTTCCAGATACGCGTTGGTGACGACGGTGCGCTGCGTTTCGATACCCAGCTCCTCCAGACCATAGCCTTTGAGCCGGGCCACCCGGCCCACGGC includes these proteins:
- a CDS encoding TIGR04282 family arsenosugar biosynthesis glycosyltransferase encodes the protein MRPVRVLVFAKAPQPGVVKTRLIPALGPEGAARLAQRMLTHTVQQALASAVGDVVLCTSPAPTHPAWQDALPAALAQQLCWVDQGAGDLGERLWRMAEHHAAAGHALLFIGTDCPALDAAALHAVVQGLHTHDAVLVPSTDGGYVALGVREPHPRLFADMPWSTPEVAAVTRARMAALGWHWAEAPALTDIDEPEHLAALPAAWQEAA
- a CDS encoding TIGR04283 family arsenosugar biosynthesis glycosyltransferase — its product is MKLSIIVPMLNEAAQLPALLAQLDVLRRQGHEVLLVDGGSHDGSPALAQAAGFTVLTATRGRATQMNAGAAAAQGDALLFLHADTRLPAGAAVAIEAALRDGRHVWGRFDVHIDGRSHWLGVVAALMNGRSRLSGIATGDQALFVSRAAFAQVGGYPAQALMEDIELSRRLKRLSRPACLRLRVTTSGRRWESRGVWRTIVLMWWLRARYFFGADPDVLARAYR